In the Leptospira bourretii genome, one interval contains:
- a CDS encoding PAS domain-containing sensor histidine kinase, translated as MFQTNYDDLLSNIPDLICELDSSEKIRYANSFHKHRLGYEAHEILGRSVEDFFHPEDRIELLTKMSYLQTPGSETKGIWRIAHKNGHFLTFECRGKLQQDSDGNKRILVVARDITEELGVEFKLHTKSTNQNQTVTDLRFKPLDLHYQSFFELKMSQFEFSQLKFAFDEHAIITITDRNGNITYANDRFCEISMYSREELLGNNHRLLNSGFHSSEFFERMYHMIQNGYVWKGEIRNRTKTGSIYWVSTTIVPLRSIDGSINRFVALHTLITRTIESEERVTQLLQEKELLLQEVHHRIKNNLFSVFSLLKMQSNFSQDSHLKEQFDEAAGRLRSMMALYDRLYRSQNPNEIDLKEYIPNLVGQILSTYPKMIRFDFISDEPIIVKPDIANNLGIILNELICNSVKHSFRMEEVGKIVIQIQKKDFKIHFLYRDDGEALPDNYSLENSESGFGIKLMNLLVQQLKGKVIVKPGQSVQFDLSFPIR; from the coding sequence ATGTTTCAAACAAATTACGATGATTTACTTTCGAACATACCAGATTTAATTTGCGAATTAGATTCATCCGAAAAAATTCGGTATGCCAATTCGTTTCATAAACATCGGTTAGGTTATGAAGCACATGAGATATTGGGTCGTTCTGTAGAGGATTTTTTTCACCCAGAAGATCGGATTGAATTGCTCACCAAAATGTCTTATTTGCAAACCCCTGGATCGGAAACCAAGGGGATTTGGAGAATTGCACATAAAAATGGACATTTTTTGACCTTTGAATGTAGAGGAAAACTCCAACAAGATTCGGATGGGAACAAACGGATCTTAGTTGTGGCAAGAGACATTACAGAAGAACTTGGAGTTGAGTTCAAACTACACACCAAATCTACTAACCAAAACCAAACCGTAACTGATTTACGTTTCAAACCACTTGATTTACATTACCAAAGTTTTTTTGAATTGAAGATGTCTCAGTTTGAGTTTTCTCAATTAAAATTTGCTTTTGATGAACATGCTATAATTACAATTACCGATCGAAACGGAAATATCACCTATGCAAATGATCGATTTTGCGAAATTTCTATGTATTCAAGAGAAGAGTTATTAGGAAATAACCACCGTTTGTTGAATTCAGGATTCCATTCGTCCGAATTTTTTGAACGAATGTATCATATGATTCAAAATGGATATGTCTGGAAGGGAGAGATTCGAAATCGAACAAAAACAGGTTCTATTTATTGGGTCAGTACAACCATTGTTCCTTTGCGATCCATTGATGGTAGTATCAATCGATTTGTTGCATTACATACTTTAATTACAAGAACCATTGAATCTGAAGAAAGGGTGACTCAATTGTTGCAGGAGAAAGAGTTACTTTTGCAAGAAGTTCACCATCGAATCAAAAACAATCTTTTTTCTGTTTTTAGTCTCTTAAAAATGCAGTCTAACTTTTCTCAAGATTCTCATCTAAAAGAACAGTTTGATGAAGCAGCCGGTCGATTGCGAAGTATGATGGCATTGTATGATCGGTTGTATCGATCGCAGAATCCAAATGAAATTGATCTAAAAGAATACATACCAAATTTAGTGGGTCAAATTTTATCAACATATCCGAAGATGATTCGTTTTGATTTTATTTCAGACGAACCTATCATTGTCAAACCGGACATAGCTAATAATTTAGGTATCATCTTAAACGAATTAATTTGTAATTCTGTTAAACATTCCTTTCGGATGGAAGAAGTTGGAAAAATTGTTATCCAAATTCAGAAAAAAGATTTTAAAATCCATTTTCTTTATCGTGATGATGGTGAAGCATTACCGGATAATTATTCATTAGAAAATTCGGAATCTGGGTTTGGAATCAAACTTATGAATTTGCTGGTTCAACAATTGAAAGGAAAAGTAATTGTGAAACCAGGACAAAGTGTTCAGTTTGATTTATCTTTTCCTATTCGTTAG
- a CDS encoding response regulator, with protein sequence MYEKRILLAEDELVSATYLKDSLSALGYKVTLATDGKQALGFYLENPFPVVITDYEMPGLNGAELIQELKSEEIEPVIFMFTSHSNPKLIVNVMKLGIFDYLVKPLEEHELSIKLKRAFEFYEMKRTETISKRERQLRLEGHLEWIQWKEKMAGGEFNRLNQNLFESLKNSFCQGAGFGALVTLLKLVSDTTVKEGDHYKIESDLMELIQINTGMAEKALKMFADIDLMVSSPMQFEEITCAELYEQLILWVEELKPILALKNQQVLMGDLKPTLSKYKISYNKVSLQNSFKEIITNACKFSRADTNITIVTNVEYNWFKCIIYNQPIPNADGTYGVPLQFENLIFEPFYRLSKNVFDVYGTLDFGLGLSYVDSCFKKHEGKLSVHNIIDHSEWSDSPVTKVAFQFSLPVLKN encoded by the coding sequence GTGTACGAAAAAAGAATTCTATTGGCTGAAGATGAATTGGTGTCGGCAACCTATTTAAAGGACAGTTTGTCCGCATTGGGCTACAAGGTAACTCTTGCCACTGACGGAAAACAAGCCTTAGGATTCTATTTAGAAAATCCATTTCCTGTCGTGATCACTGATTATGAAATGCCTGGATTGAATGGTGCTGAGTTAATTCAGGAATTAAAATCAGAAGAAATTGAACCTGTTATATTTATGTTCACTTCTCATAGTAATCCTAAGTTGATTGTCAACGTCATGAAATTGGGAATTTTTGATTATCTCGTCAAACCTTTGGAAGAGCACGAACTTTCCATAAAGTTAAAGAGGGCATTTGAATTTTATGAAATGAAACGAACGGAAACAATTTCAAAGAGAGAACGTCAACTTCGTTTGGAAGGTCATTTAGAATGGATCCAGTGGAAAGAAAAAATGGCTGGAGGCGAATTCAATCGACTCAATCAAAATTTATTTGAAAGTTTGAAAAACAGTTTTTGTCAAGGTGCAGGATTTGGTGCTTTGGTTACGCTTCTGAAATTAGTTTCCGATACAACGGTGAAAGAGGGCGATCATTATAAAATAGAATCAGACTTAATGGAGTTAATTCAAATTAATACGGGTATGGCAGAGAAGGCCCTAAAGATGTTTGCTGATATCGATTTAATGGTATCTAGTCCTATGCAGTTTGAAGAAATTACTTGTGCTGAACTTTATGAACAATTGATTTTATGGGTTGAAGAATTAAAACCGATATTGGCTTTAAAAAACCAGCAGGTTTTGATGGGAGATCTCAAGCCGACCCTCTCAAAATATAAAATTTCTTATAACAAAGTTTCTCTACAAAATTCTTTTAAAGAAATTATTACGAATGCGTGTAAGTTTTCGCGGGCAGATACCAACATAACAATTGTAACGAACGTTGAATACAATTGGTTTAAATGTATAATTTATAACCAACCTATACCTAATGCTGATGGAACGTATGGAGTTCCGCTACAATTTGAAAATTTAATTTTTGAACCATTCTATCGTTTATCCAAAAATGTTTTTGATGTATATGGTACTTTGGATTTTGGATTAGGACTTAGTTATGTGGATTCATGTTTTAAGAAACATGAAGGAAAATTGTCTGTCCATAATATCATAGACCATTCTGAATGGAGTGATAGTCCTGTTACAAAAGTGGCATTTCAGTTTTCGTTGCCCGTGTTAAAAAACTAA